The sequence below is a genomic window from Dioscorea cayenensis subsp. rotundata cultivar TDr96_F1 chromosome 6, TDr96_F1_v2_PseudoChromosome.rev07_lg8_w22 25.fasta, whole genome shotgun sequence.
CTCCTGGGGAACATTGAATAAATACTTATGGCTAATCAAACTTATTCGGAAACTAATTAAACCTTACAACCAAAACAAAGTTCCGTAGGAGTAAAAATCTCACCTTATTCTATAAGGTCTTCCATACTCTTTTAAGATTTACAACTTTTCATTGTTCCCCACACTTACATTTTCATTGAAAAGCTCTTCTAGTGTGTAAATTGCAGTAGGGCTCTACCTTTTAACCAGATATATCAGCCACTGTTGCCCACAGTTGAAAATTTCTCAAAAGAGGGCCTCATTGACTAAAACCTTTTTCCATAGAATTCACCATGGCCACTAGTCATTGAACAATGACATCTCATACTTCTCTTTCAGCAGGCTATATGCATTAACCTCTTCATTTGACTAAACTAAATCTACATTTATTCTAATGTTGCCTAACTCAAATTTGTGATGAACAAGTACTTTTATCAATCACCAACCTGCTCAAACAATATACTTGCTAGATTCAATCCTTCACAGAGAAAATTGTTATTTACAAATCCATATTGCTAGGAATTACGTCGTTCACAGTATCGACTTTCAGAAGAACCTAATTAGAGCAATTATTCAATCGTCCAACACTATCAAAGCATTGCCAGGTTTCCTCGATCTAGCCAGTCCCGCAATCTTCaacaaagaagagaagaaaaacgaAAGCAGAAGCGAACAAGCAAAGAACGAGGATAACCTCAAACAAACCTTGATCAAGAGTGGGAAATTTTTGCGAGCGAAACGCCCGACCCAGCGATTCAACAAGCCTTCAATATCCTCCCAGTGCTTGAGCTCAAGCACCTTATCAACCACCTCGGAGACCTTCCAGTCGACCTGCCAGCGGCTGCCGTCGATGCGGACGCGGTACCTTCCGGGGATATGGTCACGGCCAAGGCCAGGTACCTCGACGGAGACCCGGCGCTTGCCGCGGTCGTAGTCGACGGTGCCCACGACTCTCCGCTGGTTCCATGCGGGTTCTTGGGTGGTGGATTGCAGCTTTGGGGGTTGGTGATCGGAGGGTTTGTGGAGGATTGGGGGAGGGTTTGAGGCCTTCGAGAGGGTGGAGGTGAAGGGTGGGATGGGCTGGGGAGCGCTCCCACTCATCATCATTGGGTTTCGAACGAGA
It includes:
- the LOC120263130 gene encoding pentatricopeptide repeat-containing protein At2g41720-like, which codes for MMMSGSAPQPIPPFTSTLSKASNPPPILHKPSDHQPPKLQSTTQEPAWNQRRVVGTVDYDRGKRRVSVEVPGLGRDHIPGRYRVRIDGSRWQVDWKVSEVVDKVLELKHWEDIEGLLNRWVGRFARKNFPLLIKVCLRLSSFFACSLLLSFFFSSLLKIAGLARSRKPGNALIVLDD